The following coding sequences are from one Hyalangium gracile window:
- the hisD gene encoding histidinol dehydrogenase: MNPGALKYRGPLSALSPEARRQLLDRSGESDAQVASRVRDIIARVRRDGDRALLEMAREFDRATLTALEVPRARWEAALASLDPKVRHALERAARNIAKAHEAQRPLATEVETEPGVVVGRRPDPLGRVGVYAPGGRAVYPSSVLMGVVPAKVAGVGEVIVCSPPGPDGLPAAGVLAAAALAGADRVFALGGAGAVAAMAHGTQSVPRVDRIVGPGNAYVAAAKLQVVDAVAIDAPAGPSEILVVADRSADPEAVAREMLAQAEHDPDACCVTLAVSVTVAETIAAAVERAAARAQRREIVATALRERGAVLSVDSLDQAWAFVSEFAPEHLLIATAMPREHLALVRNCGTVFLGERTSVAFGDYMTGANHVLPTAGLGHAYSGLSVLDFYRWTTYQRVDHAAAARLAEDVGLLADSEGLFAHAEAARAWRTP; encoded by the coding sequence GTGAACCCTGGAGCCCTGAAGTACCGAGGTCCTCTCTCCGCCCTGTCGCCCGAGGCCCGACGCCAGTTGCTCGATCGCTCGGGAGAGTCGGATGCCCAGGTCGCCTCGCGCGTCCGGGACATCATCGCCCGCGTCCGCCGCGACGGAGACCGCGCGCTCCTGGAGATGGCGCGCGAGTTCGATCGCGCCACCCTGACGGCTCTCGAGGTGCCTCGGGCTCGCTGGGAAGCGGCGCTCGCCTCGCTGGACCCGAAGGTCCGCCACGCCCTCGAGCGCGCCGCTCGCAACATCGCCAAGGCCCACGAGGCCCAGCGCCCCCTCGCCACCGAGGTGGAGACGGAGCCCGGCGTCGTGGTCGGCCGGCGACCGGATCCGCTCGGGCGCGTCGGCGTCTATGCGCCCGGCGGCCGCGCCGTGTACCCCAGCAGCGTGCTGATGGGCGTCGTCCCCGCGAAGGTGGCCGGGGTAGGGGAGGTCATCGTCTGCTCGCCTCCGGGGCCGGATGGGTTGCCCGCGGCCGGAGTGCTCGCGGCGGCGGCGCTGGCCGGCGCGGACCGCGTCTTCGCCCTGGGTGGAGCAGGCGCGGTGGCCGCCATGGCCCATGGCACCCAGAGCGTGCCTCGCGTGGACCGCATCGTCGGCCCGGGCAATGCCTACGTCGCCGCCGCCAAGCTCCAGGTGGTGGACGCGGTGGCCATCGACGCGCCGGCCGGCCCGAGCGAGATCCTCGTCGTCGCGGACCGCTCCGCCGATCCCGAGGCCGTGGCCCGCGAGATGCTGGCCCAGGCCGAGCACGATCCGGACGCCTGTTGTGTCACGCTGGCGGTGAGCGTGACGGTCGCGGAGACGATCGCCGCGGCGGTGGAGCGCGCGGCGGCCCGGGCCCAGCGGCGGGAGATCGTCGCCACCGCCCTGCGCGAGCGCGGCGCCGTGCTCAGCGTGGACTCGCTGGACCAGGCCTGGGCCTTCGTCTCGGAGTTCGCCCCCGAGCACCTGCTCATCGCCACGGCCATGCCGCGGGAGCACCTGGCGCTCGTGCGCAACTGCGGCACCGTCTTCCTCGGAGAGCGCACCTCCGTCGCCTTTGGGGACTACATGACGGGGGCCAACCACGTCCTGCCCACCGCGGGCCTGGGCCACGCATACTCAGGGCTCTCCGTGCTCGACTTCTACCGGTGGACCACCTACCAGCGCGTGGATCATGCGGCGGCGGCTCGGCTGGCGGAGGACGTCGGCCTGCTCGCCGACAGCGAGGGTCTCTTCGCCCACGCCGAGGCCGCTCGGGCCTGGAGGACGCCATGA